One window from the genome of Gadus macrocephalus chromosome 7, ASM3116895v1 encodes:
- the LOC132460707 gene encoding uncharacterized protein LOC132460707, which produces MYVVHQLTNYIFSYRFLATGESFRSLALAYRLGRKTVADSVHMTCRAVVDHMMETQMPKPAEESWTAIAERFWRRWQFPNCIGAIDGKHIQIQAPKKSCSQFFNYKKTFSIILLALVDADSKFIIIQVGDFGRASDGGVFAHSALGRGMSEKTLNVPEDTPLPGYGQQGYVPYMMVGDAAFPLKRYLMRPYPGSNLSRHNSNFNYRLSRARMTVECAFGILAARWRVFLSRISMLPCHIDMVVMAACVLHNYLIKPKNRDMVEGQRDGEHGLQSVRHMGGNRGPREALQTREFLCNFFDSPEGALNSAHNV; this is translated from the coding sequence ATGTATGTTGTACACCAGTTAACAAATTATATATTTTCCTACAGATTCCTTGCCACCGGAGAGTCTTTCAGGAGTCTGGCTCTTGCCTACAGGCTGGGCAGAAAAACAGTGGCAGACTCCGTTCACATGACCTGTAGGGCAGTTGTCGATCACATGATGGAGACCCAAATGCCGAAACCAGCGGAGGAATCATGGACAGCTATCGCAGAGCGCTTTTGGAGAAGATGGCAGTTTCCAAATTGCATTGGGGCCATCGACGGGAAGCACATTCAAATTCAAGCACCCAAAAAATCATGCAGCCAGttttttaattataaaaaaacattttcaataatCTTGTTGGCCCTGGTGGATGCGGACTCAAAATTTATAATCATACAAGTTGGCGATTTTGGCCGTGCAAGTGATGGTGGGGTGTTCGCTCATTCAGCACTGGGGAGGGGAATGAGTGAAAAGACTTTGAATGTGCCAGAAGACACCCCCCTGCCTGGTTATGGTCAGCAAGGTTACGTGCCATACATGATGGTAGGGGATGCTGCGTTTCCCTTGAAGCGGTACCTGATGCGACCCTACCCTGGCAGCAACCTGTCAAGGCATAATAGTAACTTTAACTACAGGCTGTCAAGAGCTCGCATGACAGTGGAGTGTGCCTTTGGCATTCTTGCGGCCAGATGGAGGGTTTTTTTGTCAAGAATATCCATGCTGCCGTGTCATATAGACATGGTAGTCATGGCAGCATGTGTGCTACATAATTATCTGATCAAGCCTAAGAACAGAGATATGGTAGAGGGTCAAAGGGATGGAGAACATGGTCTGCAAAGTGTCAGACACATGGGGGGTAACAGAGGACCCAGGGAAGCCCTTCAGACTCGGGAGTTCCTCTGTAATTTCTTTGACTCCCCAGAAGGAGCTTTAAATAGTGCACATAATGTGTAA